The Nitrospira sp. sequence CATCATGGGCCGGAGCGCGACCTGCCCATCCCGAGCCACGGGTCGGTCCTGAATCACATGAAGCCCAAGGATGCCGCTCTGAGGCGGATTGATGATCGGGGTCGATAGCAGCGAGCCGTACACTCCACCGTTCGAAATCGTGAAGGTGCCTCCCTGCAGTTCCTCCAGAGTGAGCCGGTTGGCCTGTGCACGCCGAGCGAAATCGGCGATAGCGGTCTCGATTTCGGCAAAGCTCAAACGCTCGGCGTTCCGCAACACCGGCACGACCAGGCCACGCCCGCTTCCAATCGCGATCGCGATATCGTAATAGTGACGATAAACGATCTCCGTACCTCGGATCTCGGCATTCAGCTCCGGAATCAGCTTGAGCGCCTCGATCACTGCTTTTACGAAAAAGGACATGAGGCCAAGCTTCACCGCGTAACGTTGCTGGAAGCTTTCTTGAAGGTCTTGCCTCAAGGCCGTCACTGCCGTCATGTCGATCTCGTTGAACGTCGTGAGCAGAGCGGCAGTCTGTTGAGCCTGTACAAGCCGCTCGGCGACGCGACGCCGGAGCAGGCTCATGGGTACCGCTTCTTCGTCTCGGCTTCCCAACGGCTGACGCGGCACGGACCTAGGCGGAGCAGCCTCCTCTTCGGAATCCGTCTCGACCGCGGAGGCTGGTTCCGTTTGAGACGGACGCTCTTCCAGGCGGCGGAGGACGTCTTCTTTGAGCATTCTGCCGCCGGGCCCGGTCGGCATCGGCTCCTTGATACCAAGCCGGTGCTCGTGCAAGAGCCGGCGGGCGGACGGCATCACTCGCGCCGGGTCAGGCGTCGAGACCGGCAAGGGCTTGGGAGCCGCAGTGCGCTCGGTCGTCTTGCCGGAAACCGCCGGGGCTACCGTATCTTTCGGAACTACCGCCTCATCCAGATATGCGATCACTTCGCCGACGTGGGCCATCTCGCCTTTCTTCTTGAGCACCTTGACAAGGACGCCCGATACTGGCGCGGGCAAGTCGAGTGAGGTCTTCTCCGTCTCGAGCGACACGATCGGCTCATCTTGGCGGACGGTCTCACCGGGCGATTTCAGCCACTCGTCGATCTGGACCTCCGTAATCGATTCCCCGATCGTCGGAATTTTCAGCTCAATGGACATCGAATGCCGCCTTGAGCAGCTTCTGCTGCTCGATCTTGTGGAGATCATGCCATCCAGTCGCGGGGCTGGCCGAGGCCGGCCGGCAGACCGCCGAGAATGACCAGGTGTTCATCAGTCTATCGCCGAATCGTGCAAACAAATACCGCCAGGCCCCCATGTTCGCTGGTTCCTCCTGGACCCAGACCACCAGCGCCTTCGATGAATAGGACGTTAGGCCCTTATGCAATTCCTCATCCTGCAGAGGGTAGAGCTGCTCTAATCTCAGGATCGCGACGTCGTCGCGCTTGAGCTCGTCCCGCAAGCCCACCAGGTCATAATAGACCTTCCCGCTGCAGAGCAGGACACGCTGGACTAACTCCGGCCTGACCGTCCGGTCGAAGAGGATTCGCCGGAACCGGCCTTGTTCGAGGTCCTCGATCGTGGAGATGGCTTGCGGGTGGCGAAGCAGGCTCTTCGGTGTCATCACGATCAGCGGTTTTCGCCATCGGCGCAGCACCTGGCGCCTGAGCACATGGAAGTATTGGGCCGGTGTTGTCGGGTTTACAACTTGGATATTGTCGTTCACGGCAAGCTCCAGGAAACGCTCCAGGCGCGCGCTCGAATGCTCCGGTCCCTGCCCTTCGAAGCCATGGGGAAGGAGAAGCACAAGCCCACTCAGCCGACGCCACTTCTCTTCGGCACTGACAAGGAACTGGTCTATGATGACCTGGGCCGCATTGACGAAGTCTCCAAATTGGGCCTCCCAAAGAACCAGTCCGTTGGGGCAGTCCAAGCTGTACCCGTACTCGAAACCCAACACACCCGCCTCGGAGAGGGGACTGTTGTAAATTTCCACCGGCGCCTGATCCGGCGCGAGATGCTGAAGCGGCACATACATCCGACCATCTTCGGTATCGTGCAGGATGGCGTGCCGCTGGCTAAAGGTTCCACGAGACGTGTCCTGACCCGATACACGGACCTGATGCCCTTCCACAGCCAGCGTGGCGAAGGCCAGAGCCTCGCCGGCAGACCAGTCAAGAGGACGCGCGCCGGCTGCCATTTCGCGTCGGCGCTCCAGCCACTGGGTGATCTTTGCATGTGGATGAAACCACTCAGGCAATCGGGTGAGCGTTTCCATCAGCGTGACCAGACGGCCTCGTTCAACCCCGGTGCCGATGTCTTCGGCATCTCCGTCGAGTCCTCCATGGTACCCCGCCCATATCCCGGTCGACTTCTCTCGCAATGGAATGTAGGTATGACTCCGGGCCTCGGTGAGATCCCGCTCAAGCTCACGCCGCCGCTCCACCGCAATCCGATCCGCCTCGCCACGATCTACCTCGCCGAGGCGCAAGAGATGTCCAAGATAGTATTCGCGGAGGGGTCGGCGCTTGTCGATGACTCCATACATGAGCGGCTGCGTAAAGGCGGGCTCGTCCCCTTCGTTGTGGCCACGCCGTCGAAAACAGTACATGTCTATCACAACGTCGCTGTGAAAGGCCCGTCGGAAATCCATCGCGAGCCGCACAACTCGGGCGACGGCTTCGGGATCCTCCCCGTTGACGTGGAAAATCGGGATCTGAAGCATCTTGGCCACGTCCGTCGCGTAGAGCGATGACCGTCCCTCTTCCAGCGACGTCG is a genomic window containing:
- a CDS encoding 2-oxoglutarate dehydrogenase E1 component, translated to MTQRIPLPLLANLPFVEDLYVEFLRDPASVSPEWRDFFKDVGNDGDHLMALRRGPSRPPKSFFDPERSGVAEGGTSRLERDRIVGQQARVSQLVHAYLVRGHMAAAIDPLELPRPVHPELDPAFHGFTENDLDGRFYTHGTAGADFLTLREILDRLRAAYCGSIGSQFMHIDDPKRRVWVRERMERPENHAGLKRQEQIRILTRLTDAVIFEEFIQQKYPGAKSFSLEGAESLIPLLDLAIETAGEHGVEEIVLAMAHRGRLNVLANIVGKRPREIFHEFENVIDPLRDGRGDVKYHLGHSTDWLTASGRTVHLSLCFNPSHLEFVNPVALGRIRAKQDRTNDPTRARRMALLIHGDASFAGEGVVQESLNLSRLKGYRTGGALHVVVNNQIGFTTSLEEGRSSLYATDVAKMLQIPIFHVNGEDPEAVARVVRLAMDFRRAFHSDVVIDMYCFRRRGHNEGDEPAFTQPLMYGVIDKRRPLREYYLGHLLRLGEVDRGEADRIAVERRRELERDLTEARSHTYIPLREKSTGIWAGYHGGLDGDAEDIGTGVERGRLVTLMETLTRLPEWFHPHAKITQWLERRREMAAGARPLDWSAGEALAFATLAVEGHQVRVSGQDTSRGTFSQRHAILHDTEDGRMYVPLQHLAPDQAPVEIYNSPLSEAGVLGFEYGYSLDCPNGLVLWEAQFGDFVNAAQVIIDQFLVSAEEKWRRLSGLVLLLPHGFEGQGPEHSSARLERFLELAVNDNIQVVNPTTPAQYFHVLRRQVLRRWRKPLIVMTPKSLLRHPQAISTIEDLEQGRFRRILFDRTVRPELVQRVLLCSGKVYYDLVGLRDELKRDDVAILRLEQLYPLQDEELHKGLTSYSSKALVVWVQEEPANMGAWRYLFARFGDRLMNTWSFSAVCRPASASPATGWHDLHKIEQQKLLKAAFDVH
- the odhB gene encoding 2-oxoglutarate dehydrogenase complex dihydrolipoyllysine-residue succinyltransferase; protein product: MSIELKIPTIGESITEVQIDEWLKSPGETVRQDEPIVSLETEKTSLDLPAPVSGVLVKVLKKKGEMAHVGEVIAYLDEAVVPKDTVAPAVSGKTTERTAAPKPLPVSTPDPARVMPSARRLLHEHRLGIKEPMPTGPGGRMLKEDVLRRLEERPSQTEPASAVETDSEEEAAPPRSVPRQPLGSRDEEAVPMSLLRRRVAERLVQAQQTAALLTTFNEIDMTAVTALRQDLQESFQQRYAVKLGLMSFFVKAVIEALKLIPELNAEIRGTEIVYRHYYDIAIAIGSGRGLVVPVLRNAERLSFAEIETAIADFARRAQANRLTLEELQGGTFTISNGGVYGSLLSTPIINPPQSGILGLHVIQDRPVARDGQVALRPMMYVALTYDHRIVDGREAVTFLKHIKACIEAPARILLEI